In the genome of Mycobacterium kansasii ATCC 12478, one region contains:
- a CDS encoding class II aldolase/adducin family protein, with protein sequence MNTAEPRPGGLEVWAPAVMPPIGVELSHEQALAVAFRHLAAIGFAENMAGHITWQPDGHTDMLVNPWGLWWQELTASDICVVDADARVVRGRWDVTPAIHIHTELHRVRDDARVVIHNHPYYVCVLAALGRLPELVHQTGSLFLDDLCLVDTYHGEVDSASRAADLAAHIGDANLTILANHGVIATGRSLAEAVYRAASIERVCKLAYDVMLTGKEPAQMKWADMAGMQRSLVERAADVYWAGAARMAIKADPEVLR encoded by the coding sequence ATGAACACTGCTGAGCCACGCCCGGGCGGCCTGGAGGTGTGGGCGCCGGCCGTGATGCCCCCGATCGGAGTCGAGCTGTCCCACGAGCAGGCGCTGGCCGTGGCCTTTCGCCACCTCGCCGCGATCGGGTTCGCGGAGAACATGGCCGGACACATCACCTGGCAACCCGACGGGCACACCGACATGCTGGTCAATCCGTGGGGGTTGTGGTGGCAGGAGCTCACCGCGTCGGATATCTGCGTGGTGGACGCCGACGCGCGAGTGGTACGCGGCCGGTGGGATGTCACCCCGGCGATCCACATCCATACCGAACTGCACCGCGTCCGGGACGACGCAAGGGTGGTCATTCACAACCACCCCTACTACGTGTGTGTACTGGCCGCGCTGGGCAGGCTGCCCGAGCTGGTGCATCAGACCGGCTCGCTATTCCTCGACGACCTGTGCCTGGTCGACACCTACCATGGTGAAGTCGACAGCGCTTCCCGCGCCGCGGATCTCGCGGCACACATCGGAGACGCCAACCTGACGATCCTGGCCAACCACGGCGTCATCGCAACCGGACGCAGTCTGGCTGAAGCCGTCTACCGCGCCGCGTCGATCGAACGGGTATGCAAGCTGGCCTACGACGTCATGCTCACCGGCAAGGAACCCGCACAGATGAAGTGGGCGGACATGGCGGGTATGCAACGCTCGCTCGTCGAACGCGCCGCCGACGTGTACTGGGCCGGTGCCGCGCGGATGGCCATCAAGGCTGATCCGGAAGTTCTGCGGTGA
- a CDS encoding Zn-ribbon domain-containing OB-fold protein: MSSGEVLRPQNGPVPHPSSPLSAPFWDGCRAGELRYQRCRACGAAHFPPAEHCRQCLTGNLTWMRSAGVGEIYSWTVVYRPVTPEFEPPYAPVIVTLDEGYQMLTNIVAIALADLAIGMRVQVQFHQVRTGLTLPYFTPS; the protein is encoded by the coding sequence ATGAGTTCGGGCGAGGTGTTGCGGCCGCAGAACGGGCCGGTGCCGCACCCGAGCAGTCCGCTCAGCGCTCCTTTCTGGGACGGATGCCGAGCAGGCGAGCTGCGCTATCAACGCTGCCGGGCGTGCGGCGCCGCGCATTTCCCGCCGGCCGAGCACTGCCGGCAGTGTCTGACCGGGAATCTCACCTGGATGCGCAGTGCCGGGGTCGGCGAAATATACAGCTGGACAGTGGTTTACCGGCCGGTGACGCCCGAGTTCGAGCCACCATATGCGCCGGTGATCGTCACGCTAGACGAGGGCTACCAGATGCTGACCAACATCGTCGCCATAGCACTGGCGGATCTGGCCATCGGCATGCGGGTGCAAGTGCAATTCCACCAAGTGCGTACCGGCCTTACGCTCCCGTATTTCACGCCGTCTTAG
- a CDS encoding amidohydrolase family protein: MKSIDELAADPNFTTARTGADRSVTFLPDPPRAQRHYTVISVDDHIVEPPDTFTGRLPHRFADRAPHVVDTDDGGQTWVYDGQLLPNVGFNAVVGRPVAEYGFEPMRFDEMRRGAWDIHARIKDMDLNGVYASLNFPSFLPGFAGQRLQQVTKDRDLALASVRAWNDWHLEVWAGSYPDRIIPCQLPWLLDPDVGAQMIYENAGRGFHAVTFSENPAMLGLPSIHSGHWDPMMAACAETGTVVNLHIGSSGSSPSTTDDAPPDVAGVLFFAYAISAAVDWLYSGLPSRFPDLKICLSEGGIGWVAGLLDRLDHMLSYHQMYGTWQSMGETLTPAEVFTRNFWFCAVEDKSSFVQYDRIGADNIMLEADYPHCDSTWPHTQQTIHEQIGGLPEPVIRKVTWENAARLYRHPVPAGIQRSPDAF, translated from the coding sequence ATGAAATCGATTGATGAGCTGGCCGCGGACCCGAACTTCACGACCGCCAGGACCGGCGCGGACCGGTCGGTGACGTTTCTGCCCGACCCGCCGCGGGCACAACGGCACTACACGGTGATCTCGGTCGACGACCACATCGTCGAACCGCCGGATACCTTCACCGGACGCCTGCCCCACAGGTTCGCCGACCGGGCGCCGCACGTCGTGGACACCGACGACGGCGGCCAGACGTGGGTCTACGACGGTCAGCTGTTGCCCAACGTCGGGTTCAACGCCGTGGTCGGGCGACCGGTCGCTGAGTACGGTTTCGAGCCGATGCGCTTCGACGAAATGCGCAGGGGTGCATGGGATATCCATGCGCGCATCAAAGACATGGATCTCAACGGCGTCTACGCCTCGCTGAACTTCCCGTCATTCTTGCCCGGCTTCGCCGGCCAGCGGCTACAGCAGGTGACCAAGGATCGCGACCTGGCGCTGGCGTCGGTGCGGGCATGGAACGACTGGCATCTGGAGGTCTGGGCGGGCTCCTATCCCGATCGGATCATTCCCTGTCAGCTGCCGTGGCTGCTGGATCCCGACGTCGGCGCGCAAATGATCTATGAGAACGCCGGGCGCGGCTTTCACGCCGTCACGTTCAGTGAGAACCCGGCGATGCTGGGGTTACCGAGCATCCATTCGGGCCATTGGGATCCGATGATGGCGGCGTGTGCCGAAACCGGGACCGTGGTGAATCTGCATATCGGGTCGTCGGGTTCGTCGCCGTCCACCACCGACGACGCGCCGCCCGATGTCGCAGGTGTGCTGTTTTTCGCCTATGCCATTTCGGCTGCGGTCGACTGGTTGTACTCGGGTCTGCCCAGCAGGTTCCCCGATCTCAAGATCTGTCTGTCGGAGGGCGGAATCGGCTGGGTCGCAGGACTGTTGGATCGCCTCGACCACATGCTGAGCTATCACCAGATGTATGGCACCTGGCAGAGCATGGGTGAAACCCTCACTCCGGCAGAGGTTTTCACCCGCAACTTCTGGTTCTGTGCGGTGGAGGACAAGTCGTCGTTCGTCCAGTACGACCGCATCGGTGCCGACAACATCATGTTGGAAGCCGACTACCCGCACTGTGATTCGACGTGGCCGCACACCCAACAGACGATCCACGAACAGATCGGTGGGCTGCCTGAGCCGGTGATCCGCAAGGTCACCTGGGAGAACGCCGCGCGGTTGTACCGTCACCCGGTACCGGCCGGCATCCAGCGCAGCCCCGATGCCTTCTGA
- a CDS encoding GNAT family N-acetyltransferase — MPDGFSIRQAEPADYANVAPMHYQSWRLSYRGIVATELLDLFDWQTWVDREYPLTVSRPGWAMWLAESRERIAGMIIFGPEPGNPDHLQIDALYVAVGDERRGIGGLLLDHALNSEPAHDAVLWCAEMNHRARRFYQKKGFQRDGRSVLLTLIPGLLAVPQIGFTLHRSTSRG, encoded by the coding sequence ATGCCCGACGGTTTCTCGATCCGGCAAGCCGAGCCGGCGGACTACGCGAACGTCGCGCCGATGCACTATCAGAGTTGGCGGCTGTCCTACCGGGGAATCGTGGCCACCGAGCTGCTCGACCTCTTCGATTGGCAGACGTGGGTCGATCGGGAATACCCGTTAACGGTGAGCCGCCCCGGATGGGCCATGTGGCTTGCCGAATCGCGGGAACGAATTGCCGGCATGATTATCTTCGGGCCGGAACCTGGAAACCCTGACCACCTCCAGATCGACGCGCTCTATGTGGCCGTGGGAGATGAGCGCCGGGGCATCGGCGGGTTGTTGCTCGATCATGCGCTCAACTCCGAGCCCGCGCACGATGCCGTCCTATGGTGTGCCGAAATGAACCACCGGGCGCGGCGCTTCTACCAGAAAAAGGGCTTCCAGCGCGACGGACGATCCGTCCTGTTGACCCTGATACCGGGCCTGCTGGCGGTGCCCCAGATAGGTTTCACCCTGCATCGATCCACGAGCCGGGGCTGA
- a CDS encoding class I adenylate-forming enzyme family protein — protein MGAGGFDTVGSPAFSAEESARYRAAGWWSDTTLSDAVRRNAELSPGRAAYVDHPGGLLTWSEFDCGATILAEQLADVGVLRGDRVAVWHGDSAAIHVLFIAIERCGAVVVGLGARAGPREIVDILRQTRPKILISDQQHSSVAADVAVEYPVSLLVLGGHRAVPALRVETEPGVLDSDCRLGPDDVFLINSTSGTTGRPKCVVHTQNRWHYFHLKAVAHGLLTADDVFLPVIATPFGFGIWTSHTTPIHLGATVVVLDRFSTRAAAAAIAAHRVSVLCCVSTQLTMLMADAGCRDYDLSSLRVVFTGGEAVPYRPAAEFEELTGAKILQFYGSNETGLLSGTTLDDERQRRLRTAGRVVPEMSVRLFDGDRDVTTTGHGQPACRGPATSLGYLDGTDHDTLFTADGWMRMGDLCEIDAEGYLTVTGRISEFIVRGGKNISAAQVEDAVLTHPAIAVAAAVAMPDPVFGEKVCLYAELVGSHTLELAELLNHLLSLGYSKELLPERLIVVDELPRSSGGKVAKSALREDIRARMEVDDEHC, from the coding sequence ATGGGTGCCGGTGGGTTCGATACCGTGGGGTCTCCGGCGTTCAGCGCCGAAGAGTCGGCCCGCTACCGTGCGGCCGGTTGGTGGTCGGACACCACGCTGTCCGATGCGGTGCGTCGAAACGCCGAACTCTCGCCCGGCCGGGCCGCCTATGTCGACCACCCGGGCGGATTGCTGACGTGGAGCGAATTCGACTGTGGCGCAACGATTTTGGCCGAACAGCTGGCGGACGTCGGGGTGCTGCGCGGGGATCGGGTGGCGGTGTGGCACGGCGACTCGGCGGCCATCCACGTGCTGTTCATCGCGATCGAGCGCTGCGGCGCCGTCGTCGTAGGGCTAGGCGCGCGTGCCGGTCCTCGCGAGATCGTCGACATCCTGCGTCAAACCCGGCCGAAAATCCTGATCAGCGATCAGCAGCACAGCAGCGTCGCAGCGGACGTGGCCGTCGAATACCCGGTGTCGTTGCTGGTGCTCGGCGGGCACCGGGCAGTGCCGGCGTTGCGCGTCGAGACCGAACCCGGGGTGCTGGACAGCGACTGCCGGCTCGGGCCTGACGACGTCTTCCTGATCAACTCCACCTCCGGTACCACCGGGCGTCCCAAATGCGTCGTACACACCCAAAACCGCTGGCATTATTTTCATCTGAAGGCTGTCGCGCACGGGTTGCTGACCGCTGACGACGTGTTCCTGCCGGTCATCGCGACACCGTTCGGGTTCGGGATCTGGACCAGCCACACGACGCCGATCCATCTCGGTGCCACCGTGGTGGTCCTGGACCGGTTCAGCACACGGGCGGCGGCGGCGGCGATAGCCGCTCACCGGGTCAGCGTATTGTGTTGTGTCAGTACGCAGTTGACGATGCTGATGGCCGACGCAGGTTGCCGGGATTACGATCTGAGCTCGCTGCGTGTCGTTTTCACCGGCGGTGAGGCGGTGCCGTACCGGCCGGCCGCAGAGTTCGAGGAACTCACCGGAGCCAAGATTTTGCAGTTCTACGGCTCCAACGAGACCGGGCTGCTCAGCGGGACCACGCTGGATGACGAGCGGCAACGCCGGCTGCGGACCGCTGGACGGGTGGTGCCGGAGATGTCGGTCCGGCTTTTCGACGGGGATCGCGACGTCACGACGACGGGCCACGGCCAGCCCGCCTGCCGGGGACCGGCGACCAGCCTCGGCTACCTGGACGGCACCGACCACGACACGCTGTTCACCGCCGACGGGTGGATGCGCATGGGTGATCTCTGCGAGATCGACGCCGAGGGGTACCTGACTGTCACAGGCCGGATTTCCGAGTTCATTGTGCGCGGTGGCAAGAACATCAGTGCGGCGCAGGTCGAAGACGCCGTGCTGACTCATCCGGCGATTGCCGTGGCCGCCGCGGTCGCGATGCCCGATCCGGTGTTCGGCGAAAAGGTGTGCCTCTATGCCGAACTCGTCGGCTCGCACACCCTGGAGCTGGCCGAACTGTTGAATCATCTGCTGAGCTTGGGCTATTCCAAAGAGCTACTGCCCGAGCGACTGATCGTGGTCGACGAACTGCCTCGTTCCTCGGGTGGCAAGGTCGCCAAGAGCGCGCTCCGCGAAGACATTCGCGCCAGGATGGAGGTCGATGATGAACACTGCTGA
- a CDS encoding NYN domain-containing protein gives MTDSSATRVAVYFDFDNIVISRYDQVHGRGTFQKDKGKGLDPERLRAATVDLGAIMDFASSFGTLVLTRAYADWSAEVNARYHGQLVGRAVDLVQLFPAAAYGKNGADIRLAVDAVEDMFRLPDLTHVVIVGGDSDYIALAQRCKRLGRYVVGIGVAGASSQSLAAACDEFVTYDTLPGISTTVVAAQPKKRGRHASTAEPDEEPTSSDPQAAATRLLERALRIGQEKDDADWQHNSMVKAQMKRMDPSFSEKSLGFKSFSDFLRSRSDVVDLDESSTTRMVRLHSDAG, from the coding sequence ATGACCGATTCCAGCGCGACCCGAGTGGCCGTCTACTTCGACTTCGACAACATCGTGATCTCGCGCTACGACCAGGTACACGGACGCGGCACCTTCCAAAAGGACAAGGGCAAGGGTCTGGACCCCGAGCGGCTGAGGGCGGCGACGGTCGACCTGGGCGCGATCATGGATTTCGCGTCGTCGTTCGGCACGCTGGTGCTTACCCGCGCGTACGCGGATTGGTCGGCCGAGGTGAACGCCCGCTACCACGGCCAGCTGGTCGGACGCGCGGTCGATCTCGTGCAACTGTTCCCGGCGGCCGCATACGGCAAGAACGGCGCCGACATCCGTCTGGCCGTCGATGCGGTCGAGGACATGTTCCGGCTGCCCGACCTGACCCACGTGGTGATCGTCGGCGGCGATTCCGACTACATCGCGCTCGCGCAACGCTGCAAGCGGCTGGGTCGGTACGTCGTCGGCATCGGCGTGGCCGGCGCCAGCAGTCAGTCACTGGCCGCCGCGTGCGACGAGTTCGTCACCTACGACACGCTGCCCGGGATATCCACCACCGTCGTGGCGGCGCAGCCCAAGAAACGAGGACGCCATGCCAGCACCGCGGAGCCGGACGAGGAGCCGACTTCATCCGACCCGCAGGCCGCGGCCACCAGACTGCTCGAACGGGCGCTTCGGATCGGTCAGGAGAAGGACGACGCGGACTGGCAGCACAACTCGATGGTCAAGGCACAGATGAAGCGGATGGACCCTTCGTTCAGCGAGAAATCGCTGGGCTTCAAGTCGTTCAGCGACTTCCTGCGTTCCCGTAGCGACGTGGTCGACCTTGACGAGAGCAGCACCACGCGGATGGTGCGCCTGCACAGCGACGCGGGTTGA
- a CDS encoding class I SAM-dependent methyltransferase produces the protein MVASPKVDFSSIGWGSVEWTNLVTLYLRAYESRSRKPILGDRTAAAAVDRIDYDFKRIHRTSLPATNQYLVVLRAKQLDDWCAHFLRRHPDAVVLHLGCGLDSRAYRLAVPASAQWFDLDQPSVIDLRRRLYHETDNYRMIGSSVTDPGWLQQIPTGRPTLVAAEGLLMYLAEGDVRQLFARLTDRFEHGEMLFDTISPMGPRLSKIFTKGIVKWGIGDVRDIEHWNPRLRFREQTSALASYQKIEATPVRLMYRLLHATPFGDYDVLNRFEY, from the coding sequence ATCGTGGCGTCTCCCAAGGTCGACTTCAGCTCGATCGGTTGGGGTTCGGTGGAATGGACGAACTTGGTGACCCTGTACTTGCGTGCGTATGAAAGCCGTTCCCGTAAGCCCATCCTGGGTGATCGGACGGCCGCCGCAGCGGTGGATCGGATCGACTACGACTTCAAGCGGATACATCGCACCTCGCTGCCCGCCACCAATCAGTATCTGGTCGTGCTGCGTGCCAAGCAGCTCGACGACTGGTGCGCTCATTTCCTTCGACGGCATCCCGATGCGGTTGTGCTGCACCTTGGCTGCGGGCTGGACAGCCGCGCATATCGTCTTGCGGTCCCCGCTTCGGCGCAGTGGTTCGATCTCGACCAGCCGAGCGTCATCGACTTGCGGCGCCGGCTCTACCACGAAACGGACAACTACCGGATGATTGGTTCGTCGGTGACCGATCCCGGCTGGTTGCAGCAGATTCCGACCGGACGTCCCACGCTGGTCGCCGCCGAAGGGCTGCTGATGTACCTTGCCGAAGGCGATGTCCGGCAGCTGTTCGCGCGCCTGACCGACCGATTCGAGCACGGCGAAATGCTTTTCGACACCATCTCGCCGATGGGTCCCCGGCTCTCGAAGATATTCACCAAAGGCATCGTCAAGTGGGGCATCGGCGATGTCCGAGACATTGAACACTGGAACCCGAGGCTGCGTTTCCGCGAACAGACCTCCGCACTAGCCAGCTATCAGAAAATCGAGGCGACTCCGGTGCGGTTGATGTACCGACTACTGCATGCGACTCCGTTCGGCGACTATGACGTCTTGAACCGCTTCGAATACTGA
- a CDS encoding cyclic nucleotide-binding/CBS domain-containing protein — protein sequence MTTLPSAGSLPISTVTGDPVARVVADATVADVANAMVADNVGAIVIGDDERPAALVSERDIVRVVAAGKDPNTVRALDIATTKLVWCDADATVDQVANWMMQRYIRHVLVEQDGMPAGIVSARDLLGVYCAEADLDMG from the coding sequence GTGACTACCCTTCCTTCTGCCGGATCGCTTCCGATTTCCACCGTTACCGGTGACCCGGTGGCCCGTGTCGTCGCCGACGCCACCGTGGCCGACGTCGCTAACGCGATGGTGGCCGACAACGTCGGGGCAATTGTCATCGGCGACGACGAACGGCCCGCCGCGCTGGTCAGCGAACGCGACATCGTCCGGGTCGTGGCCGCCGGGAAAGACCCGAATACTGTACGGGCCCTGGACATCGCCACCACCAAGCTGGTGTGGTGCGACGCCGATGCGACCGTCGACCAGGTGGCCAACTGGATGATGCAGCGCTACATCCGTCATGTTCTGGTGGAGCAGGACGGTATGCCGGCCGGGATCGTTTCGGCTCGCGACCTGCTCGGTGTCTACTGCGCCGAAGCCGATCTCGACATGGGCTGA
- a CDS encoding thiolase family protein has product MTVSATKRSTAAIVGVYNTRQGRRLDGETSRSLAVEAIRGALDDAGVDLDDVDGISAGALSTALIYDLRLGPAWQGLGFGIGMITEAVTAIEHGMADVVVLVAAQAGEYRDHAATAPWTRPENEFVAPWGMFTAAEFALIARRHMHVYGTTREQLSIVAATIRNNGSRNPEAVYYQRGPFTPEDITASRPIAEPFHLLDCATTSEGGCAMVVANLDKVQVARLPIYVLGSGADHYGPSYQHPPAWDLAGRRGDYVNGAVGARAANRAFAHSGLRRDEVDVLELYDPFSFEIIRQLEAFGFCGPGEGGPFVADGHIAVGGSHPVTTDGGTMSFSHAGRNPQMMQRAIRAVEQLRGEAGALQVPDARIALCSNGGAGALFTTVLILGAEPR; this is encoded by the coding sequence ATGACAGTGAGCGCGACCAAGCGCAGCACCGCAGCCATCGTCGGCGTCTATAACACCCGCCAGGGACGCCGCCTCGACGGCGAAACCTCCCGCAGCCTGGCGGTCGAGGCCATCCGGGGCGCCCTCGACGACGCCGGCGTCGACCTCGACGACGTGGACGGGATCAGTGCCGGCGCATTGTCCACGGCACTGATCTACGATCTCCGGCTCGGGCCGGCCTGGCAGGGGCTGGGGTTCGGGATCGGCATGATCACCGAGGCCGTCACCGCGATCGAGCACGGCATGGCCGACGTGGTGGTCCTCGTCGCCGCCCAGGCGGGTGAATATCGCGATCATGCGGCAACGGCGCCGTGGACCCGGCCGGAGAACGAGTTCGTGGCACCGTGGGGGATGTTCACCGCCGCCGAGTTCGCACTCATCGCCCGTCGCCATATGCACGTCTACGGGACCACCCGCGAGCAGCTGTCCATCGTAGCGGCCACCATCCGCAACAACGGCTCGCGAAACCCGGAAGCCGTGTACTACCAACGCGGACCGTTCACCCCTGAGGACATCACCGCATCACGACCCATCGCCGAGCCCTTTCACCTACTCGATTGCGCCACCACCTCCGAGGGAGGCTGCGCAATGGTGGTGGCGAACCTGGACAAGGTGCAGGTCGCCAGACTGCCGATCTACGTGTTGGGAAGTGGCGCAGATCATTACGGTCCGTCGTATCAGCACCCACCGGCATGGGACCTGGCGGGCCGGCGAGGTGACTACGTCAACGGCGCGGTGGGTGCCAGGGCAGCCAATCGCGCGTTTGCGCATTCCGGGCTGCGTCGAGACGAGGTGGATGTGCTGGAACTGTACGACCCGTTCTCGTTCGAGATCATCCGTCAGCTGGAAGCGTTCGGCTTCTGCGGCCCCGGAGAAGGCGGACCGTTCGTCGCCGACGGTCACATCGCCGTCGGCGGCAGCCACCCGGTCACCACCGACGGCGGAACCATGTCCTTCAGTCACGCCGGGAGGAATCCGCAAATGATGCAGCGCGCGATTCGGGCGGTTGAGCAGTTGCGCGGCGAGGCCGGCGCACTTCAAGTTCCGGATGCACGTATCGCGTTGTGCAGCAACGGGGGAGCGGGTGCATTGTTCACCACGGTGCTCATCCTCGGAGCCGAACCGCGATGA
- a CDS encoding SDR family NAD(P)-dependent oxidoreductase, with translation MELTGKTVLLTGATGGLGRAIAAALADRGARLVLSSRKPAELDKLAASLSGLDHRTIISDLSESGAAVALLAEAGEIDILVANAALPASGKLDSFTAEQVDRALRVNLEVPVQLTRELIPVFTKRRSGHFVFLSSISGKAATPRASLYAATKFGIRGFALCLRDDLRPAGVGVSVISPGAIGGAGMFADSGAAMPPLIGTGTPRQVGAAVVTAIERNRAEVTVAPLRQRALARFAANAPEMSSRLAGGIVAKAADEIAAGQTDKR, from the coding sequence ATGGAACTAACGGGCAAAACTGTCCTGCTCACCGGAGCCACCGGCGGCCTCGGACGAGCGATCGCCGCGGCACTCGCCGACCGCGGCGCGCGACTGGTCCTGAGTTCCCGCAAACCGGCGGAGCTGGACAAGCTCGCGGCTTCGCTGAGCGGACTCGACCATCGAACGATCATCAGCGACCTGTCTGAATCCGGCGCCGCAGTTGCCTTGCTCGCCGAAGCGGGGGAGATCGACATCCTGGTCGCCAATGCCGCGCTGCCGGCCTCCGGAAAACTCGACAGCTTCACTGCCGAGCAGGTAGACCGTGCGCTGCGGGTCAACCTCGAGGTGCCGGTACAGCTGACGCGCGAACTGATTCCGGTGTTCACCAAACGAAGGTCTGGGCACTTCGTCTTCCTCTCGTCGATCTCCGGCAAGGCCGCTACACCGCGCGCCTCGCTCTATGCGGCAACGAAATTCGGCATCCGGGGCTTCGCGCTGTGCCTGCGCGACGATCTACGGCCGGCCGGGGTGGGTGTCTCGGTGATCAGCCCGGGGGCGATTGGCGGCGCCGGGATGTTCGCCGATTCGGGGGCCGCCATGCCGCCGCTGATCGGCACCGGCACACCCAGACAGGTCGGTGCGGCCGTGGTCACCGCCATCGAGCGAAATCGCGCCGAGGTCACCGTGGCCCCGCTGCGTCAGCGGGCACTGGCCCGGTTCGCGGCGAACGCCCCCGAGATGTCGTCGCGACTGGCCGGGGGGATCGTCGCCAAGGCGGCGGACGAGATCGCGGCGGGTCAGACCGACAAGCGGTAA
- a CDS encoding SDR family oxidoreductase: protein MPNRLTGKVALVSGGARGMGASHVRALVAEGAKVVFGDILDEEGKAVAADIGAAACYVHLDVTDPDQWQAAVEAALNRFGGLDILVNNAGILNIGTIEDYALSEWRRILDVNLTGVFLGIRAVVKPMKAAGRGSIINVSSIEGLAGTMASHGYTATKFGVRGLTKSTAVELGVNGIRVNSIHPGLVRTPMTQWVPEDLFQTALGRAGEPQEVSNLVVYLASDESSYSTGSEFVVDGGTVAGLGHKDFSAVDVAQQPDWVT from the coding sequence ATGCCAAACCGACTAACCGGCAAAGTCGCCCTTGTCAGCGGAGGCGCCCGGGGAATGGGTGCCTCTCACGTGCGGGCGCTCGTGGCCGAGGGCGCCAAAGTGGTCTTCGGCGACATCCTCGACGAGGAGGGCAAAGCCGTGGCCGCCGACATCGGAGCCGCGGCCTGCTACGTCCACCTCGACGTCACCGATCCCGATCAGTGGCAGGCAGCGGTCGAGGCGGCCCTGAACAGGTTCGGCGGGCTCGACATCCTGGTGAACAACGCCGGCATCCTCAACATCGGAACCATCGAGGACTACGCACTGTCGGAATGGCGGCGGATTCTCGACGTCAACCTCACCGGCGTGTTCCTGGGCATCCGCGCGGTCGTCAAGCCCATGAAAGCCGCGGGCCGCGGGTCCATCATCAATGTCTCCTCCATCGAAGGGCTGGCCGGCACCATGGCCTCCCACGGCTACACCGCGACCAAGTTCGGGGTGCGCGGGTTGACCAAGTCGACGGCGGTGGAACTCGGAGTCAACGGAATCCGGGTGAACTCCATTCATCCCGGACTTGTCAGGACACCGATGACGCAATGGGTGCCCGAGGACCTGTTCCAGACCGCGCTCGGCCGCGCCGGCGAACCGCAGGAGGTGTCCAACCTCGTCGTGTACCTGGCCAGTGATGAGTCGAGCTATTCCACCGGTTCGGAATTCGTCGTCGACGGCGGCACCGTGGCGGGCCTGGGGCACAAAGACTTCTCCGCCGTCGACGTTGCCCAGCAACCTGATTGGGTCACGTAG